Below is a genomic region from Citrobacter tructae.
TAAAAAACAATGACTTATAAAATAATGAGCATGAAAAACAAGCACAAAAGCGAGATAAAGGGGATAGCGCGAAAAGAGGGAGGCATCGCACTTACGCAATTAATTATTTTTTAATTACAGTTCAACACCATTAATAACTTGCAGAGCAACTGGACAAACTATCTAATATCCAGCCCTACATCAGAGAAGATCGTAGGCAACGCATTCCGTACCTAATGGACTCCAACAATATGAGAATAGCGTCAAGGATGAGCAATAAATTAAATGGATTTGTATTTACTTTGATAACTGCGGGATTTGATATCAATTCATCCGCCCCCAAAATTACAGCTGAGAAAGTGTACCATGCTGAAATATAGTCAAACGCCCGGGATCTTTAAACTTGAAGGAAACCGGCTTGGGCGTCCATATCATCGTTTACCGACTATGTTCACAGGTAATTTTGATACAATTGAATCACATCTCGGAAACTATTTTCTGAAAAAACATCGCACAAATATAACACTCCGAAAAATACATTGTGAGATGGATGTTATCAATAAAAGCGCTGAACTATTAGTTTCTCAGGTCGGCCATCTGGCCTTCGATATCGATCGCGCATTATTGTTAATGCTGTTAGGCAACTTTTATGGTTTAGCATCATCTCTTAGCGATGAAAATCCACAGGATGATTTACCGACTAAAACAGAAACCCGGTTGAAAAGTCGATTGGCTCAAGATATTAGCAATCTCATTTTTAATAAGAATACATCAGGCATTCCACTGACGCTCAAACCTGATAGCAGTACCGTCCAAACGCATTGGGCCTATCAACTAACATTTATATTAGGTGATGATGAAAATTGCAGTTTTAGGATCTTATTGGATGATTCACACACTGATTACATTCTGAACTTAATTCGTCGTAGCGAGCACGGTGATAAAAAAAAGCAGATTGATAAAACCAATGCCGATGCGCGTAAAAAAACGCTGATAAAAGAAATCATTAATACACTACCGCTGACAATGAACGTCAAGATTGCAGAGATCCCCTTAAACGTTGCCGACCTGACAACGATTAAGCCCGGAGACATTTTACCTATTGCGATGCCTGATAGTTTCCCTGTTTATATCGGGAAATCCGAACTATTTAATGCCCTGATCGTAGAAGATAAAGACAAACTGTTTTTATCCGAGTTAACGAATAAGACTGAGAAATCCTATGAGTAAGCAAGAAGATATTTTAGAGCAAGGTTTTGAATTAGCCCCTGAAGCCAGCTCCTCGCCAGCACCGTCGGTTACCGAAAAGCTGGTCGCACGGTTAGAGGATCGTTTTTCCGAGTCCATGTCGCTACTCAAACGCATTCCGGTGACGTTAACGCTGGAAGTCTCTTCAGTGGAGGTCATGCTGTCCGACCTGCTAAACATTGATGATGATACCGTCATTGAGATGGACAAACTCGCGGGCGAACCGCTGGATATTAAGGTGAATAATATCCTGTTAGGCAAGGCCGAAGTGGTGGTGGTCAATGAAAAATATGGCCTGCGCGTCCTTGAATTCAACACTCATGAAATCAACGATCTGGCACCATGAAAATCGCACCAAAACTCACTCTCATACTGGGTATCTCTATACTTCTACTGCCCCCTTTTGCCTGCGCGCAAGGGGGAGATATCCCGTTATTGAATGTGATCTCGCACGGTAACAGCCAGGAATACAGCGTCAAAATTCAGGTCCTGCTTCTGATGACGCTGGTAGGCATTCTGCCGACTCTGGTGCTAATGATGACCTGCTTTACACGTTTTATTATTGTTCTTTCTCTGCTGCGCCAGGCGCTGGGCCTGCAGCAGACACCGCCTAACCGCATCCTGCTTGGCATTGCGCTGTCCTTAACCATGCTGGTTATGCGCCCTGTTTGGCTCAACATTTACGATCACGCCGTAGTACCGTTTGAAAACGACCAGATCACGCTTCCTGACGCACTGAGCACCGCTGCCTCCCCCCTGAAGCGCTTTATGTTGGCGCAGACGAACAAAAAAGCGATCGCACAGATCATGACGATTGCCAATGTGAAAGGGAATGCCGCCGATCAGGATCTCTCCATTGTGGTTCCTGCCTATGTGCTGAGCGAGCTGAAAACAGCCTTTCAGATAGGCTTTATGATTTACATCCCGTTCCTCGTGATCGACCTGATCGTTGCTAGCGTGCTGATGGCGATGGGGATGATGATGCTATCGCCGCTGATCGTTTCTCTGCCTTTTAAGCTGATGCTCTTCGTGCTTATTGATGGCTGGGGGCTTACCGTCGGTACGCTCACCTCCAGTATTCGTGGTCTGGGCCTGGGATAAGTATGTTAACTATTGATGTAGCAGCTGATATTGTCGCCAGCGGTATAAAAGTCGTGATTATCCTGGTCTGCGTATTAGTCGTTCCCAGCCTGCTGGTCGGTATTCTGGTCAGCATTTTCCAGGCGGTCACGCAGATTAACGAACAAACGCTCAGCTTTTTACCCAGACTGATTGTTACCCTCGCGGTATTGGGGATTTGCGGGAAATGGATGATCGTCCAGTTGAGCGATCTCTGTGTGCATCTGTTCACTCAGGCCGCCATTCTGGTGCACTGACATGCGCGAAACAGACATTACGCAGCTAAGTAACCTGATCCTGGGCATGTGGTTTCCTTTCGTGCGCATTATGGCGTTTATTCGCTACGCGCCGGTACTGGATAACGCGGCACTGACGGTGCGTGTACGCATTATTTTATCGCTGGCGCTGGCTTTTATCATTACCCCATTGATCCCGCATCCCGTTCCCACCAGCCTGCTGTCGATGAACAGTATTATTCTGAGCGTGGAACAGATCCTGTGGGGCATGCTTTTCGGCCTGATGCTGCAGTTTTTGTTTCTGGCGCTGCAACTGGCGGGGCAAATCCTCTCGTTTAATATGGGGATGAGCATGGCGGTGATGAACGATCCCAGCAGCGGCGCATCGACGACGGTACTGGCGGAAATGATCAACATTTACGCGGTAATCCTGTTCTTTGCGATGGACGGGCATCTGCTGCTGGTGAGTATTTTATTCAAAGGCTTTACCTACTGGCCGATTGGCAATGCGCTGCATCCACAATCTCTTCGCACCATTTCCCTGGCGCTGGGCTGGGTGTTCGCCGCAGCCACACTGCTGGCGCTGCCAACCACCTTTATCATGCTGGTTGTACAGGGCTGTTTTGGCCTGCTTAACCGCATTGCGCCTCCGCTCAACCTGTATTCCCTGGGCTTTCCTATCAATATGCTGGCGGGGCTGGTTTGCTTTGCGACCTTGCTTTACAACCTGCCCGACCACTATTTGCACCTGGCGAATTTCGTCTTACAGCAACTTGACGCGCTGAAGGGCCACTATGGCAGATAGCAGCAGCGAAGAAAAAACAGAAAAACCCTCGGCGCAAAAACTTCGCAAGGCCAGACAAGAGGGGCAGATTCCGCGCTCAAAGGACATGGGGCTTGCCGCCAGTCTGTTTGCCGCGTTTATGGTGATCTCCAGCAGCTTCCCCTGGTATGAAGATTTCGTGCGCGAAAGCTTTATCAGCGTGCATCAGTACGCGCAGAACATTAATGACCCGGACATCATCGGTCAGTTCCTTGAACATCATTTGCTGATTTTAGCGAAATTTATCCTGACGCTGTTACCGATGCCGGTCGCCGCCCTGTTTGCCTCACTGGTACCTGGCGGATGGTTATTCCTGCCGAAGAAAATTTTACCGGACTTCAGCAAGTTAAGTCCGCTCAAAGGGATCGGGCGTCTGCTTTCAACCGACCACCTGGTTGATACCGGCAAGATGACGCTGAAGGCACTGGTCCTTTTGGTCATGTTGTGGATTAGCCTGCGCAATAACTTCGCGGCGTTTCTCGGGTTACAGGAGTTGTTCTTTAAGCAGGCGATTGTCGATGGTTTGTCGCTATATAGCAGCGTGATGCGCAATTTCGTCATCCTGTTTATTTTTTTCGCCCTGATCGACGTTCCTTTGGCTAAGAAAATGTTCACCAAAGGGCTGAAGATGACCAAACAGGAAGTTAAGGAAGAATATAAAAATCAGGAAGGTAAGCCGGAAGTTAAAGCCAGGATCCGCCGTTTACAGCGTCAAATGGCGATGGGACAAATTCGCAAAGTTGTACCGAAAGCCGATGTGGTGATCACTAACCCGACGCACTACGCCGTGGCACTTCAGTATGACCAATCGCGCGCCGCCGCGCCTTTCGTTGTCGCAAAAGGGACGGACGAAATTGCGCTGTATATTCGCCAGGTGGCGACAGAGAGCAAAATTGAAATCGTCGAATTTCCAAAGCTGGCACGTTCGGTCTATTACACCACCCAGGTGAATCAACAAATTCCGTTTCAACTTTATCGGGCGATTGCCCACGTTCTGACCTATGTCCTGCAAATGAAACACTGGCGTGACGGTTCACAGGCACGCCCTTCACTGAACAGACATATTTCCATTCCAAAAGAGGTTCTTAAACTGGATGCCGAAGACAACTAAGCAATTTCTGGCACTGCTGCGTAACGGTAATATCGGCGTGCCGCTGGTGATCCTGTGTATTCTGGCGATGGTGATCCTGCCGTTACCGCCTGCCCTGCTGGATATTCTGTTCACTTTCAACATCGTGCTGGCGGTGATGGTGCTGCTGGTGGCCGTTTCCGCAAAACGACCGCTTGAATTCAGCCTGTTTCCGACCATTTTGCTGATAACCACCCTGATGCGACTGACGCTGAACGTGGCGTCAACGCGCGTGGTTTTACTGCATGGGCATATGGGCGCAGGTGCAGCCGGTAAAGTGATTGAGTCCTTCGGTCAGGTGGTGATCGGCGGTAACTTTGTGGTCGGTTTTGTGGTGTTCATCATCCTGATGATCATCAACTTTATCGTTGTCACCAAAGGTGCGGAACGTATCTCCGAAGTGTCTGCCCGCTTTACCCTGGACGCCATGCCCGGTAAGCAGATGGCGATTGATGCCGATCTGAACGCGGGGTTGATTAACCAGGCTCAGGCGCAAACGCGACGTAAAGACGTGGCGGGTGAAGCGGATTTCTATGGCGCAATGGATGGTGCGTCGAAGTTCGTGCGTGGTGACGCCATCGCCGGGATGATGATTCTGGCGATCAACCTGATCGGCGGCGTGTGCATAGGGATCTTTAAATATGATTTAAGCGCCGAAGCCGCGTTCCAGCAATACGTACTGATGACCATCGGTGACGGCCTGGTTGCTCAGATCCCATCTTTGTTACTGTCGACGGCGGCAGCAATCATCGTTACCCGCGTGAGCGACAGCGGTGATATCGCGACTGATGTGCGTAGCCAGCTATTGGCCAGCCCTTCCGTGCTGTATACCGCCACCAGCATTATGTTCGTGCTGGCGGTTGTGCCCGGGATGCCTCACTTTCCGTTCCTGATTTTCACTGCTCTGCTGGGGTTTACTGCCTGGCGTATGAGCAAGCGCCCGAAAGTCGCCGAAACTGAAGAGAAAAACCTCGAAACGCTGACCAAAACCATCGTTGAAACCACCGAGCAACAGGTCAGTTGGGAAACCATTCCGCTGATTGAACCCATTAGCTTGAGTCTGGGATATAAGTTGGTGTCGCTGGTAGATAAATCCAAAGGAAACCCGCTGACCCAACGTATTCGTGGCGTGCGACAAGTTATCTCGGATAGCAATGGCGTTTTGTTACCTGAAATCCGCATCCGTGAAAACTTCAGGCTCAAGCCCAGCCAGTACGC
It encodes:
- the flhA gene encoding flagellar biosynthesis protein FlhA, which gives rise to MPKTTKQFLALLRNGNIGVPLVILCILAMVILPLPPALLDILFTFNIVLAVMVLLVAVSAKRPLEFSLFPTILLITTLMRLTLNVASTRVVLLHGHMGAGAAGKVIESFGQVVIGGNFVVGFVVFIILMIINFIVVTKGAERISEVSARFTLDAMPGKQMAIDADLNAGLINQAQAQTRRKDVAGEADFYGAMDGASKFVRGDAIAGMMILAINLIGGVCIGIFKYDLSAEAAFQQYVLMTIGDGLVAQIPSLLLSTAAAIIVTRVSDSGDIATDVRSQLLASPSVLYTATSIMFVLAVVPGMPHFPFLIFTALLGFTAWRMSKRPKVAETEEKNLETLTKTIVETTEQQVSWETIPLIEPISLSLGYKLVSLVDKSKGNPLTQRIRGVRQVISDSNGVLLPEIRIRENFRLKPSQYAIFINGIKADEADIPSDKLMALPSSETYGEIDGVLGHDPAYGMPVTWIAPAQKAKALNMGYQVIDSASVIATHVNKVIRSYIPDLFNYDDITQLHNRLSSMAPRLAEDLSAALNYSQLLKVYRTLLIEGVSLRDIVTIATVLVASSAITKDHILLTADVRLALRRSITHPFVRKDELAVYTLNNELENLLANVVNQAQQSGKVMLDSVPVDPNMLNQFQTNMPQIKEQMKAAGKEPVLLVAPQLRPLLARYARLFAPGLQVLSYNEVPDELELKIMGALS
- a CDS encoding FliM/FliN family flagellar motor switch protein — its product is MLKYSQTPGIFKLEGNRLGRPYHRLPTMFTGNFDTIESHLGNYFLKKHRTNITLRKIHCEMDVINKSAELLVSQVGHLAFDIDRALLLMLLGNFYGLASSLSDENPQDDLPTKTETRLKSRLAQDISNLIFNKNTSGIPLTLKPDSSTVQTHWAYQLTFILGDDENCSFRILLDDSHTDYILNLIRRSEHGDKKKQIDKTNADARKKTLIKEIINTLPLTMNVKIAEIPLNVADLTTIKPGDILPIAMPDSFPVYIGKSELFNALIVEDKDKLFLSELTNKTEKSYE
- the flhB gene encoding flagellar type III secretion system protein FlhB, producing MADSSSEEKTEKPSAQKLRKARQEGQIPRSKDMGLAASLFAAFMVISSSFPWYEDFVRESFISVHQYAQNINDPDIIGQFLEHHLLILAKFILTLLPMPVAALFASLVPGGWLFLPKKILPDFSKLSPLKGIGRLLSTDHLVDTGKMTLKALVLLVMLWISLRNNFAAFLGLQELFFKQAIVDGLSLYSSVMRNFVILFIFFALIDVPLAKKMFTKGLKMTKQEVKEEYKNQEGKPEVKARIRRLQRQMAMGQIRKVVPKADVVITNPTHYAVALQYDQSRAAAPFVVAKGTDEIALYIRQVATESKIEIVEFPKLARSVYYTTQVNQQIPFQLYRAIAHVLTYVLQMKHWRDGSQARPSLNRHISIPKEVLKLDAEDN
- a CDS encoding flagellar biosynthetic protein FliQ → MLTIDVAADIVASGIKVVIILVCVLVVPSLLVGILVSIFQAVTQINEQTLSFLPRLIVTLAVLGICGKWMIVQLSDLCVHLFTQAAILVH
- the fliP gene encoding flagellar type III secretion system pore protein FliP (The bacterial flagellar biogenesis protein FliP forms a type III secretion system (T3SS)-type pore required for flagellar assembly.), translating into MKIAPKLTLILGISILLLPPFACAQGGDIPLLNVISHGNSQEYSVKIQVLLLMTLVGILPTLVLMMTCFTRFIIVLSLLRQALGLQQTPPNRILLGIALSLTMLVMRPVWLNIYDHAVVPFENDQITLPDALSTAASPLKRFMLAQTNKKAIAQIMTIANVKGNAADQDLSIVVPAYVLSELKTAFQIGFMIYIPFLVIDLIVASVLMAMGMMMLSPLIVSLPFKLMLFVLIDGWGLTVGTLTSSIRGLGLG
- a CDS encoding FliM/FliN family flagellar motor switch protein; the protein is MSKQEDILEQGFELAPEASSSPAPSVTEKLVARLEDRFSESMSLLKRIPVTLTLEVSSVEVMLSDLLNIDDDTVIEMDKLAGEPLDIKVNNILLGKAEVVVVNEKYGLRVLEFNTHEINDLAP
- the fliR gene encoding flagellar biosynthetic protein FliR, coding for MRETDITQLSNLILGMWFPFVRIMAFIRYAPVLDNAALTVRVRIILSLALAFIITPLIPHPVPTSLLSMNSIILSVEQILWGMLFGLMLQFLFLALQLAGQILSFNMGMSMAVMNDPSSGASTTVLAEMINIYAVILFFAMDGHLLLVSILFKGFTYWPIGNALHPQSLRTISLALGWVFAAATLLALPTTFIMLVVQGCFGLLNRIAPPLNLYSLGFPINMLAGLVCFATLLYNLPDHYLHLANFVLQQLDALKGHYGR